CATCAGCGCGTCTACAGTCTGCGGGGTTGGGTCAACGATATCGAGAAGACGCTTGTGCGTGCGCATCTCGAACTGTTCGCGGCTCTTCTTATCGATGTGCGGCGACCGGTTTACTGTGAACTTTTCGATCCGCGTTGGAAGTGGGATCGGTCCGCGTACATTTGCACCGGTACGCTTAGCAGTCGACACGATTTCGCGCGTCGAAGCGTCAAGGATCCGATGATCAAACGCCTTAAGGCGAATGCGGATGTTTTGACCGTTCATTTGATCTGTTCCTTGTTACGCGGAGCGTTTCTGGAGAAACGCTCCTGTACAAATCTAATTACTCGATGATCGAAGCGACGATGCCTGCACCAACGGTACGGCCACCTTCACGGATAGCGAAGCGAAGCTTGTCTTCCATCGCAATCGGTACGATCAGCGTTACGTCAACGGTTACGTTGTCGCCTGGCATAACCATTTCCACGCCTTCTGGCAGGGTAACAACACCGGTAACGTCAGTTGTACGGAAGTAGAACTGTGGACGGTAGTTGGTGAAGAATGGTGTATGACGGCCACCTTCGTCCTTGGTTAGAATGTATG
This genomic stretch from Brucella pseudogrignonensis harbors:
- the rpsJ gene encoding 30S ribosomal protein S10; the encoded protein is MNGQNIRIRLKAFDHRILDASTREIVSTAKRTGANVRGPIPLPTRIEKFTVNRSPHIDKKSREQFEMRTHKRLLDIVDPTPQTVDALMKLDLSAGVDVEIKL